In Lentibacillus amyloliquefaciens, one DNA window encodes the following:
- a CDS encoding glycosyltransferase family 4 protein — translation MKIAIITETFVPSTDGVVTRLKACIRYFKREGHDVRVIAPDLGVDEFEGVKIEGIPARTLLLYRSKKFSLPSRKVKKILEDYDPDVVHVVNPALVGATGVHYARKLGFPMVASFHTQVPKYADYYNLPMFKGFLWWYFRKLHNQADLNLCTSEAVKEELLEQNFHNVRVWERGVDTELFDPDNYDEDMRDKLSDGQTDKKLLLFVGRLAPEKEIEKIKSVLDASDEFVLAIVGDGPHRQTLEKHFAGTNTVFTGFMHGEELAKAYASSDVFVFPSTTETLGLVITEAMASGLPLVAAESGPTCEQIEDNRTGLLYDKNKQDDFKDTVLRFTDETLRKRLAKAARNDIAEMSWDTQSKQVLDYYKEIVRVEDKTFSHNNIDSSDLKTENK, via the coding sequence TTGAAAATTGCCATAATCACAGAAACATTCGTGCCATCAACAGATGGTGTTGTCACAAGGCTTAAAGCATGCATCCGTTATTTTAAGCGGGAAGGGCACGATGTCCGTGTTATAGCACCGGACCTTGGTGTGGATGAATTTGAAGGGGTAAAAATAGAGGGGATTCCAGCTCGGACTCTCCTTCTTTACCGTTCCAAAAAATTCTCACTGCCAAGCCGGAAAGTAAAAAAAATACTTGAAGACTATGATCCCGATGTCGTGCATGTTGTAAATCCGGCGCTTGTCGGAGCGACGGGTGTGCATTACGCAAGAAAACTCGGGTTCCCAATGGTGGCATCGTTCCATACGCAAGTGCCAAAGTATGCGGATTATTACAATCTTCCTATGTTTAAAGGATTTTTATGGTGGTATTTCCGTAAGCTTCATAATCAGGCCGATTTAAACCTTTGTACATCTGAAGCTGTGAAAGAAGAGCTGCTTGAGCAGAACTTTCATAATGTCCGTGTCTGGGAACGCGGTGTTGATACAGAGTTATTTGATCCTGATAACTATGATGAAGACATGCGTGACAAGCTCTCAGATGGTCAAACGGACAAAAAGCTGCTGTTATTTGTCGGAAGGCTGGCACCTGAAAAAGAAATTGAAAAAATTAAATCAGTGCTCGATGCATCAGATGAATTTGTGCTGGCTATTGTCGGGGACGGTCCGCACCGCCAGACGCTTGAGAAACATTTTGCAGGGACCAACACCGTCTTCACCGGATTTATGCATGGTGAAGAGCTTGCCAAGGCATACGCATCATCAGATGTCTTCGTGTTCCCGTCGACCACTGAAACGCTCGGTCTTGTCATAACCGAAGCCATGGCATCAGGTCTGCCGCTTGTTGCAGCCGAAAGCGGGCCGACGTGTGAACAGATTGAAGACAATCGGACCGGATTGCTTTATGATAAGAACAAGCAGGATGATTTTAAGGATACAGTCCTCCGTTTTACGGATGAAACATTGCGCAAACGTTTGGCAAAAGCTGCCCGTAATGATATTGCCGAAATGAGCTGGGATACCCAGTCGAAGCAGGTTCTTGACTATTACAAGGAAATTGTGAGAGTAGAAGATAAAACGTTTAGCCATAATAATATTGATTCATCTGATTTGAAAACGGAAAATAAATAA
- a CDS encoding GtrA family protein translates to MAQTKPKRGPLQFLQFGAIGFANAGIDIGTLNLLLIFFHTDERAMLLLFNTIAYSLAVANSYFWNVNITFKRSAKGSNPQRFKFIAQGIVSLGVSNLVFLGFNELLELLGVANWLRYNIAKGLAMFLSFLASFFMVKYFVFKDYGKRFIKEN, encoded by the coding sequence ATGGCACAGACCAAACCAAAAAGAGGCCCTTTGCAATTTCTGCAGTTTGGCGCGATCGGTTTTGCCAATGCAGGGATTGATATTGGGACTTTAAACCTTTTATTAATTTTTTTCCATACTGATGAGCGAGCAATGCTTTTATTATTTAATACGATTGCTTATTCATTAGCTGTCGCCAACAGCTACTTTTGGAATGTAAATATTACCTTCAAGCGTTCGGCGAAGGGAAGCAACCCTCAGCGATTTAAGTTTATCGCCCAGGGAATTGTCAGTCTTGGGGTAAGCAATCTGGTTTTCCTTGGCTTCAATGAATTGCTGGAGCTACTAGGTGTTGCAAATTGGCTACGCTATAATATAGCAAAAGGGCTGGCAATGTTCTTGTCATTCCTCGCCAGCTTTTTCATGGTTAAATATTTCGTCTTTAAAGACTATGGCAAACGATTTATCAAAGAAAATTGA
- a CDS encoding NAD(P)/FAD-dependent oxidoreductase, producing MNRFIVIGTGILGASSAYHLAKSGADVVMVDRHDAGQATDAAAGIICPWLSQRRNKAWYKLAKGGAHIYKDLIQELADDGETETGYLQTGAISIHTDEKKLKAKKDRALKRREDAPEIGEVTLLDVKQTKALFPYLADGYESVHVSGGARINGRALRDALVNSAQKHGAVMINGNAALNYEQTRVTGVTVNGETIKADQVIAACGAWTHELLKPLNVHFNGSLQKAQILHLQSPEADTSDWPVVMPPNDQFMLTWDNRIIIGATHEDVGFDTRVTAGGMNEILSKALEIAPGLMNSTVLEARIGFRPHTPGYLPVIGPLPGYEGLLIGNGLGSSGLTTGPYVGNQLANLALGKELEIDLSDYDVAGAVGN from the coding sequence TTATCGGTACAGGGATACTGGGGGCTTCAAGTGCCTATCACCTTGCCAAGTCAGGTGCGGATGTTGTGATGGTCGACCGTCACGATGCCGGACAAGCGACAGATGCGGCTGCCGGGATCATTTGTCCCTGGCTTTCCCAACGCAGGAATAAAGCATGGTATAAGCTGGCAAAAGGCGGAGCGCATATTTATAAGGATCTGATTCAGGAGCTTGCCGATGACGGTGAAACCGAAACAGGCTATCTGCAAACCGGAGCTATCAGCATTCATACCGATGAAAAGAAGCTTAAAGCAAAGAAAGACCGCGCACTGAAACGTCGTGAAGATGCCCCGGAAATAGGTGAGGTGACACTTCTTGATGTGAAACAGACAAAAGCATTATTCCCCTACCTTGCTGATGGTTATGAATCTGTTCATGTCAGCGGCGGGGCCCGCATCAACGGTCGTGCATTGCGGGATGCGCTTGTAAACAGCGCCCAAAAGCATGGTGCCGTTATGATCAACGGAAATGCTGCTCTTAATTATGAACAGACTCGCGTGACAGGGGTGACCGTCAATGGCGAAACGATTAAAGCAGATCAGGTGATTGCAGCATGCGGCGCATGGACACACGAACTGCTCAAACCTCTAAACGTTCATTTCAATGGCTCGCTGCAAAAAGCACAAATTCTGCACCTGCAGTCACCTGAAGCTGATACGTCTGACTGGCCGGTTGTCATGCCCCCAAATGATCAATTCATGCTGACGTGGGATAACAGGATTATAATTGGCGCTACCCACGAAGATGTAGGCTTCGATACCCGTGTGACAGCCGGGGGAATGAATGAAATTTTATCCAAAGCATTGGAAATTGCACCGGGTTTAATGAATAGCACCGTACTGGAGGCACGTATTGGCTTTCGGCCGCACACGCCGGGATATTTGCCTGTTATCGGCCCGCTCCCCGGTTATGAAGGCCTTTTAATCGGAAATGGCCTCGGCTCATCAGGTCTTACAACCGGTCCTTACGTGGGCAATCAATTGGCCAATCTGGCGCTCGGAAAAGAATTGGAGATCGACCTAAGCGACTATGACGTTGCCGGTGCTGTAGGAAATTGA
- a CDS encoding NAD-dependent epimerase/dehydratase family protein, translated as MNIIVAGGDGFCGWPTALYLSKQGHDVSIIDNMVRREIDNELHSNSLTPIATLEERVEKWKELTGQEIRVYEGDLTHYDFLREVLKQEKPDAFAHFAEQRSAPYSMIDREHTVYTQTNNVEGTLNVLYGIKELVPDCHLIKLGTMGEYGTPNIPIEEGYIEIEHKGRKDVLPYPKQPGSFYHLSKVHDSHNITFACKIWGIRATDLNQGVVYGLDTDETQMDPMLANRLDYDDVFGTALNRFIIQSAIGHDLTVYGKGGQTRGFLNIQDTVRCIEIAAENPADRGEFRVFNQFTEEFSVGELAEKVQKVAQEEGYETTIANLDNPRVEQEEHFFQAENTKLRDLGLEPHLLNDDVIREIFKSVINHKDRVIKENVMPQVSWK; from the coding sequence CTAAACAAGGACATGATGTATCCATCATCGATAATATGGTCAGACGTGAGATTGATAATGAACTGCACTCAAACTCGCTCACACCGATTGCAACACTGGAAGAGCGGGTTGAAAAGTGGAAAGAGCTGACCGGTCAGGAGATTCGCGTATACGAAGGTGATCTGACGCATTATGACTTTCTGCGTGAGGTATTAAAACAGGAGAAGCCTGATGCTTTCGCTCATTTTGCTGAACAGCGATCTGCTCCTTATTCGATGATTGACCGTGAGCATACGGTTTACACTCAGACGAATAACGTTGAAGGAACGCTTAATGTGCTGTACGGCATTAAAGAATTAGTGCCGGATTGCCACCTGATCAAGCTTGGAACGATGGGTGAATATGGAACGCCGAATATTCCGATTGAAGAAGGGTATATTGAAATTGAGCATAAAGGCAGAAAAGATGTCCTGCCATATCCGAAACAGCCTGGCTCGTTTTACCATCTTTCCAAAGTGCATGACAGTCATAACATCACATTCGCATGCAAAATCTGGGGTATTAGAGCAACTGACCTGAATCAGGGTGTTGTATACGGATTGGATACTGATGAAACACAAATGGATCCAATGCTGGCAAACCGTCTTGACTACGATGATGTGTTTGGCACAGCATTGAACCGGTTTATTATTCAATCAGCAATCGGTCATGATTTGACAGTATATGGAAAAGGCGGTCAGACACGCGGATTCCTGAACATTCAGGATACCGTCCGGTGTATTGAAATTGCTGCTGAAAACCCGGCTGACAGAGGTGAATTCCGGGTATTCAACCAATTCACCGAGGAATTTTCCGTTGGCGAACTGGCTGAAAAGGTTCAAAAAGTCGCTCAGGAAGAAGGCTATGAAACAACAATTGCTAACCTTGATAATCCAAGGGTTGAACAGGAAGAGCATTTCTTCCAGGCGGAAAACACTAAGCTGCGGGATCTCGGGTTAGAGCCACACTTGCTGAATGATGATGTCATTCGCGAAATTTTCAAGTCGGTCATCAATCATAAAGACCGTGTCATCAAAGAGAATGTCATGCCGCAAGTATCTTGGAAATAA
- a CDS encoding cation diffusion facilitator family transporter: protein MGFMERIKKGNTSSGIAALGNTFLAGIKGAAAFFSGSGSMFATTMHSLADAVNQGFVFFGSVLAESPPSERFPTGFGRVINIFCMVAVVIVTIMAYETIKEGWNLFNHPSESGNIWLNVGVLITSLVVDGFILIKAMKEITKETNDGHDGWLLTRAFKSAQKASPATRLVFYEDLVATSGAVFALIGVLLAQVFGLLLADGIFTMLIGVLMLFVAFRVGYDNMVGLIGVSAPAEVEKKIYEMLLEDDKVVDIYKMRVLQEGRTYHVEGTIELKKGLSLNEADDIKFELTDKLLRSSEVADVVLGVVEDDGKKIQQKETKD from the coding sequence ATGGGGTTTATGGAGCGGATTAAAAAAGGAAATACATCGTCCGGTATAGCAGCTCTTGGCAATACATTTCTAGCCGGCATCAAAGGGGCTGCCGCTTTCTTTAGCGGGAGCGGGTCGATGTTTGCAACCACGATGCATTCGTTGGCTGATGCTGTCAATCAGGGATTTGTATTTTTTGGAAGTGTGCTGGCTGAATCCCCGCCGTCAGAACGATTTCCGACCGGGTTTGGCAGGGTTATTAATATTTTTTGCATGGTTGCTGTTGTCATCGTCACGATAATGGCATATGAAACGATTAAAGAGGGCTGGAATCTCTTTAATCATCCTTCAGAATCGGGGAACATCTGGTTGAACGTCGGTGTGCTGATAACTTCTCTTGTGGTCGATGGTTTTATTTTAATTAAAGCAATGAAAGAAATTACGAAAGAAACGAACGATGGTCATGATGGCTGGCTATTGACTCGTGCATTTAAAAGTGCCCAGAAAGCTTCCCCTGCCACAAGACTTGTATTTTATGAAGATCTTGTCGCCACTTCAGGTGCAGTATTTGCGCTGATTGGCGTCCTGTTGGCACAGGTTTTCGGGCTGCTTCTCGCGGATGGTATCTTTACAATGCTGATTGGTGTGCTGATGCTGTTTGTCGCTTTCCGGGTCGGTTATGATAATATGGTCGGCCTGATCGGTGTATCTGCTCCGGCGGAAGTCGAGAAAAAGATTTACGAAATGCTTCTGGAAGATGATAAGGTTGTCGATATTTATAAAATGCGCGTTCTTCAGGAAGGGAGAACTTATCATGTTGAGGGAACTATTGAATTGAAAAAAGGCCTTTCGCTTAATGAGGCAGATGATATCAAGTTTGAGCTGACTGATAAATTGCTGCGTTCTTCTGAAGTAGCTGATGTGGTTCTGGGTGTTGTTGAAGATGATGGGAAGAAAATCCAGCAGAAGGAAACAAAAGATTGA